A stretch of the Comamonas testosteroni TK102 genome encodes the following:
- a CDS encoding aconitase family protein has translation MQTQLHPAARFSPRILYLSQCPATVKKALGGQPVRLADALPLRDDVSTDEITPIAILTHFDDELGRYPYTGFKTQGEQPVAVDAMRDSRIQVVVAGRRYGKGSSREHSPAAEKLAGVRLVIAESFERIYRQNADNIGLITSTDFSLIARIEAGEDICWQELVEGRDVLAAAILREGGLLPFGRSHLGQISAAPEIAGRPRTLFEKIVARHALTTGVTVADPAPGDGAFVRADWRFIHEYYTGMAAHMLHAAFDRPLHLSDPGSILVFEDHTSCVEESPTHVREGLIPKVHRMVRAQRDFAGEYGLLTHRTLTELEARSDDGRNVAGISHAMMAECYALPGQLVVGTDSHTPHSGALGCVAFGIGTTDMANAFVTGAVRLTVPESLRIVLDGELSANVTAKDVVLHLLAQPYIRAGGGVGKVFEFTGAAIARMSTDERATLTNMSAELGGFTGIVAPDAETVRFLLERRAIRFVIEDWMHSDPDASYARTIRIDCSEVPVMVASPGDPGNGRPLAAIGRKVRIDIAYGGSCTAGKREDFERYHEVLQWAADRGLRVAAGVDLFLQFGTTAVRDHCLAAGYLEAFERVGARILQPSCGACGNCGPGGSIRPDQVTVSAINRNFPGRGGPGSVWLASPSTVAASAIAGELLSFEELRQRHST, from the coding sequence ATGCAAACCCAACTCCATCCAGCAGCCCGCTTTTCGCCACGCATCCTCTACCTCAGCCAATGCCCGGCAACGGTGAAAAAAGCACTTGGCGGTCAGCCGGTTCGGCTGGCCGATGCGCTGCCTCTGCGCGACGATGTGTCCACGGACGAGATCACACCGATCGCGATTCTCACGCACTTCGACGACGAACTGGGGCGCTATCCCTATACGGGGTTCAAGACCCAGGGTGAGCAGCCCGTGGCAGTCGATGCCATGCGGGACAGCCGGATACAGGTCGTCGTGGCGGGACGGCGCTATGGCAAGGGCTCTTCCCGCGAGCATAGCCCGGCCGCCGAAAAGCTCGCGGGGGTACGCCTGGTGATCGCCGAGAGCTTTGAGCGCATCTACAGGCAGAACGCCGACAACATCGGACTCATCACTTCCACGGATTTCAGCCTGATTGCCAGGATCGAAGCCGGCGAAGATATCTGCTGGCAAGAGCTGGTCGAGGGGCGGGATGTGCTTGCCGCCGCGATTCTCCGGGAGGGCGGTCTGCTGCCGTTCGGCCGCTCGCATCTGGGACAGATCTCCGCAGCGCCTGAGATCGCCGGCAGGCCGCGCACCCTGTTCGAGAAGATCGTGGCCAGGCACGCCCTGACCACAGGCGTGACGGTGGCCGATCCTGCGCCCGGCGATGGCGCCTTTGTGCGGGCCGACTGGCGTTTCATTCACGAGTACTACACCGGCATGGCGGCGCACATGCTTCACGCCGCGTTCGACCGGCCGCTTCATCTGAGTGACCCTGGCTCCATCCTCGTCTTCGAGGATCACACTTCCTGCGTGGAGGAAAGCCCGACGCATGTCAGGGAGGGTCTGATTCCCAAAGTCCATCGCATGGTGCGGGCGCAGCGCGACTTTGCCGGCGAGTACGGCCTGCTCACCCACCGGACGCTGACCGAGCTGGAGGCCAGGAGCGACGACGGGCGCAACGTCGCCGGTATTTCACACGCCATGATGGCCGAGTGCTATGCCCTGCCCGGGCAACTGGTCGTGGGCACGGACTCCCACACTCCCCATAGCGGTGCTCTGGGCTGTGTCGCGTTCGGGATAGGCACCACCGATATGGCGAATGCCTTCGTCACGGGGGCCGTGCGCCTGACGGTCCCTGAGAGCCTGCGCATCGTCCTTGATGGCGAACTCTCGGCGAATGTGACGGCCAAGGACGTGGTGCTGCATCTGCTGGCGCAGCCCTACATCCGCGCGGGTGGCGGCGTCGGAAAAGTCTTTGAATTCACGGGGGCTGCCATCGCGCGGATGAGCACCGACGAGCGTGCCACCCTCACCAATATGAGCGCCGAGCTGGGCGGTTTCACGGGGATTGTGGCGCCGGACGCAGAGACCGTGCGATTCCTGCTCGAGCGGCGCGCAATACGCTTCGTGATCGAGGACTGGATGCACAGCGATCCCGATGCGAGCTATGCACGGACCATCCGGATCGACTGTTCCGAAGTGCCGGTCATGGTTGCCTCGCCGGGGGACCCCGGCAATGGCCGACCTCTGGCTGCGATCGGGCGGAAAGTGCGAATCGACATTGCTTACGGAGGCTCCTGCACGGCCGGAAAGCGCGAGGACTTCGAGCGCTACCACGAGGTGCTGCAATGGGCTGCCGACCGAGGCCTGCGCGTGGCTGCCGGTGTCGATCTATTCCTGCAGTTCGGCACGACAGCGGTCCGGGATCATTGCCTGGCGGCCGGCTATCTCGAGGCATTCGAGCGGGTGGGAGCGCGGATTCTTCAGCCTTCCTGCGGGGCATGCGGCAACTGCGGTCCCGGAGGCTCCATCCGGCCTGATCAGGTCACGGTCAGCGCCATCAATCGCAACTTTCCGGGCCGGGGAGGCCCGGGCAGCGTCTGGCTTGCAAGCCCCTCAACCGTCGCAGCCAGTGCAATCGCCGGAGAGCTGCTTTCTTTTGAAGAGCTCAGGCAACGCCACTCGACCTGA
- a CDS encoding Bug family tripartite tricarboxylate transporter substrate binding protein, translated as MTTIPGKRGLALLLIMACASFGASAQLAAPEKPIRMVVPLTAGSTVDAVARALGPGLGRTSGHPVVVENVAGAGGIPGTAQVVKAAKDGLTLGMISSNHVINPGIYKTIPYDSIRDITPIAVLATVPLVLVVNPKLPVRSLQALREYAKAHPGALNYGSAGNGSTLHLASELLISETGISMKHVPYRGTAPLITDLIGGQVQLAFVSVSLVVPQVKAGTLRALAVSTTVRSSALAEVPTMVEAGVPEYSFDAWIALIGPAGLGKPLVNQYAAAVKTAMGSAQAQAAIAGQGLLMLDKGPDEAPAFFQSELIKHQKLVKQSGATLD; from the coding sequence ATGACAACCATTCCAGGCAAGCGCGGGCTCGCTTTGCTGCTCATCATGGCCTGCGCCTCTTTCGGCGCAAGCGCACAGCTGGCCGCGCCGGAAAAGCCCATCCGCATGGTGGTGCCGCTGACGGCTGGCTCCACGGTGGATGCCGTGGCACGCGCGCTGGGCCCCGGTCTGGGACGGACAAGCGGCCATCCCGTCGTCGTCGAGAATGTGGCGGGAGCGGGGGGCATTCCGGGTACGGCACAGGTCGTCAAGGCTGCCAAGGACGGCCTGACCCTGGGCATGATCTCTTCCAACCACGTCATCAACCCCGGGATCTACAAGACCATCCCCTATGACAGTATCAGGGACATCACGCCGATTGCCGTGCTTGCCACCGTGCCGCTGGTGCTGGTCGTCAACCCCAAGCTGCCGGTCAGGAGCCTGCAGGCGTTGCGAGAGTACGCCAAGGCCCATCCAGGAGCCCTGAACTATGGATCGGCGGGCAATGGCAGCACGCTGCACCTGGCCAGCGAGCTGCTGATCTCCGAAACCGGCATCAGCATGAAGCATGTGCCTTACCGTGGCACCGCCCCTCTGATCACGGATCTGATCGGCGGTCAGGTGCAGCTTGCCTTCGTCTCCGTCTCCCTGGTCGTGCCGCAGGTGAAGGCCGGGACGCTACGCGCACTCGCCGTCTCCACGACGGTCCGCTCGTCCGCTCTTGCCGAGGTTCCTACGATGGTGGAAGCCGGTGTTCCTGAATACAGCTTCGATGCCTGGATCGCCTTGATCGGGCCCGCAGGACTTGGCAAGCCACTGGTCAACCAGTATGCGGCCGCCGTGAAAACGGCAATGGGATCTGCGCAAGCGCAGGCCGCCATCGCCGGACAGGGGCTTCTGATGCTCGACAAGGGACCGGATGAAGCGCCTGCATTTTTCCAGTCTGAATTGATCAAGCACCAGAAGCTGGTAAAGCAATCCGGCGCCACCTTGGACTGA
- the rraA gene encoding ribonuclease E activity regulator RraA: MRINTADLCDSLGDAAQVCTSNWRSYGGSPTVSGRIQTLRAHEDAALIRQTLATPGLGRVLVVDAGASLRVAVLGDNMARTGLANGWAGVIIEGAVRDVQILRSLDMGIFALGQIPLRAGRTGWGELGVILNIAGIRIRPGATITVDMDGAVVTEG; this comes from the coding sequence ATGCGAATCAACACGGCGGACCTGTGCGACAGCCTGGGAGACGCAGCCCAGGTTTGCACAAGCAACTGGCGCTCGTATGGCGGCAGCCCCACGGTTTCTGGCCGCATTCAAACGCTGCGAGCCCATGAGGATGCGGCCCTGATCCGGCAGACCCTGGCAACGCCAGGCCTTGGACGGGTACTGGTGGTGGACGCGGGCGCATCGCTTCGCGTCGCCGTGCTGGGCGACAACATGGCGCGCACCGGGCTGGCGAACGGCTGGGCCGGAGTGATCATCGAGGGAGCGGTGCGCGATGTCCAGATCCTTCGCAGTTTGGACATGGGCATATTTGCCCTTGGTCAGATCCCGCTGCGCGCCGGTCGCACCGGATGGGGCGAGCTTGGTGTGATCCTGAACATCGCCGGCATACGCATTCGTCCGGGAGCCACCATCACCGTGGACATGGATGGTGCCGTCGTTACCGAGGGCTGA
- a CDS encoding VOC family protein, giving the protein MPKQIFVNLPVADLPKAKSFYEAIGAVNNPQFSDDTAACMVVSDSIYVMLLTHPKWATFTRKPMVDAHAASEVMLCLSADDRAAVDDMVAAASAHGGKADVNPLQDHGFMYGRSFEDVDGHIWEIMFMDMSQMPQG; this is encoded by the coding sequence ATGCCCAAGCAAATCTTCGTCAACCTGCCCGTCGCCGACCTGCCAAAGGCCAAGTCCTTCTATGAAGCAATCGGCGCTGTCAACAACCCGCAGTTCAGCGACGACACCGCCGCCTGCATGGTCGTCTCGGACAGCATCTATGTAATGCTGCTCACCCATCCAAAGTGGGCCACGTTCACCCGAAAGCCAATGGTGGATGCTCACGCTGCCAGCGAAGTCATGTTGTGCCTGAGCGCTGACGACCGCGCGGCTGTTGACGACATGGTTGCCGCCGCCTCCGCTCATGGCGGAAAGGCGGATGTGAACCCCCTGCAAGACCACGGCTTCATGTATGGGCGCAGCTTCGAGGACGTGGACGGCCACATCTGGGAAATCATGTTCATGGACATGAGCCAGATGCCTCAGGGCTAA
- a CDS encoding integrase core domain-containing protein: protein MINVAGTPISTTPPKTEVIDCHVLESLQEVRSMTEGWLHRYSHHRPHESAGRTPPVACHVKRCPNLCF, encoded by the coding sequence ATGATCAATGTTGCCGGTACCCCCATTTCAACCACACCTCCCAAAACGGAGGTGATCGACTGCCATGTCTTGGAATCGTTGCAGGAAGTGCGCTCGATGACCGAGGGCTGGCTGCATCGCTACAGCCACCATCGCCCGCATGAATCGGCAGGCCGCACTCCTCCTGTCGCGTGTCATGTCAAACGTTGCCCCAACCTCTGCTTTTAG